The segment GGACCGGCACCTTCGGCAAGCGAAGCGGCCCGTGGACCCTGTCCCGGGTGTACGAGCTGTTCCCCTGGATGGCCGAGCGGCGCCAGCAGAACGCCTCCCAGCTGTCCGGCGGCGAGCAGCAGTCCGTGGCCATCGGCCGGGCCCTGCTGTGCAACCCCGACCTGCTGCTGATCGACGAGTTGTCGCTGGGCCTGGCCCCGGTGATCGTGCGCCGCATCTACGAGGTGCTGCCGGACATCGTGGGCAGCGGCACGACGGCGCTGATCGTCGAGCAGGACGTCTCCCAGGCGATGCGGGTCGCCGACCGGGTGCACTGCCTGCTGGAAGGGCGATCCGTGCTCGAGGGCCGACCACAGGACCTGAGCTCCGAGCAGGTGGAGCACGCCTACTTCGGCATCGGCGTGCGAGAGGAACAACACTGATGGACTTTCTCAATGCCCTCATCCAGGGGCTGCTGATCGGCGGCCTGTACGCGCTGTTCGCCACCGGCCTGTCGCTGATGTTCGGCGTGATGCGGATCGTCAACCTGGCCCACGGTGACCTCGCGGTGGTCGCCTCGTTCCTGGCCCTCGCCCTGATCAGCGGCACCGGCCTGCCCCTGTGGTTCGTGCTGGTGGTGACCGTCCCGCTGTTCGCGGTGCTCGGCTACCTGACCCAGCGGGTGCTGCTGCAGAAGAGCTTGAAATCGGGCCCACTGGCGACGCTGCTGGTCACCTTCGGCCTGTCGATCGTGCTGCAGAACGTGCTGCTGGAGATGTTCTCCGCCGACACCCGCACGTTGGACGGCGGCTCGTTCGCGACCGGCTCGTTCGAGATCACCGGGGCCATCTCCATCGGGTATCTGTCGCTGGCGACGTTCGTGCTGGCGGCCCTGGTGCTGACCGGGATCCAGCTGTTCCTGTCGCGGACCGGGCTGGGCCGGATGCTGCGGGCCTCGTCCGACGACCCGGAGACCGCCAACCTGGTGGGCGGCGACAGCCGGCACATCTACGGCATCGCCACCGCCATCGCGTTCGCGACCGTCGCGCTCGCCGGGCTGATGTTCGCGATGCGCTCGTCGTTCGATCCGTCGATCGGCCCGTCCCGGCTGATCTTCGCGTTCGAGGCGGTCGTCATCGGCGGTCTCGGGTCGCTGTGGGGCACCCTGCTGGGCGGCATCATCCTCGGCGTCACCCAGTCGATCGGCTCGCAGATCGACCCGGCCCTGACGCTGCTCGCCGGCCACCTGATCTTCCTCGCCGTGCTGGCCTTCCGGCCGCAGGGCCTCATCGCGGGACGGAAAGCATGAGCCTGACGCAGTCCCTGACCGAACGGGCCGCCGCCGCGCTGGACGTCAGCCGGGCCGCCCGCTCGTCGAAGGTGTCCACGCTGGTGATGGCGGTCGCCGTCGCCGCGCTGTGCGCCCTGCCGTTCCTGGTGTTCGCCCAGGTGACCGACACGCTGGTGAACCTGTTCGTGCTGATCGCGCTGGCCTGTATGTGGAACCTGCTGGCCGGGTTCGGCGGCCTGGTCTCGGTCGGGCAGCAGGCCTACATCGGAATCGGCGCGTACAGCGTGATCGCGTTCGCCGACCTGGGCGTGCAGCCGTACCTGGCGGTGCTGCTGGCCGCGGTGACCTGCGCGATCTTCGCGGTGCCGACGTCGTGGCTGGCGTTCCGGCTGCGCGGCGACTACTTCGCCGTGGGCACCTGGGTGATCGCGGAGGTCTACCGGCTGCTGGTCGTGCGGGTCAGCAGCCTCGGCGGGGCCAGCGGCAAGAGCCTCACCGGGCTGTCCGGCCTCGACCAGACGCTGCGCGGCGCGCTGACGTACTGGGTCGCGCTCGGGCTCGCCCTCGCCTCGATCGCGGGTTGCTATCTGCTGCTGCGGGGCCGGCTGGGGCTGTCGCTGATGGCGGTGCGCGACGAGGAGACCGCGGCAAGTTCGGTCGGGATCGACGTACGCCGCGCCAAGCTCCTGGTCTATCTGGTTTCCGCGGCGGGCTGCGGCGCCGCCGGCGGCGTGATCACGGTGAGTTCGCTCAGCGTGAACCCGGATGCGATCTTCAGCGTCCAGTGGTCGGCCTACATGATCTTCATCGTGGTCATCGGTGGGATCGGCTACATCGAGGGTCCGCTGCTGGGCGCGGTGGTCTTCTTCGCCCTGCAGCAGCTGCTGTCCGACTACGGGTCCTGGTATCTGATCCTGCTGGGAGCCATCGGCATGGCGGTCGCGTTGTGGCTGCCGCGCGGGCTGTGGGGTCTGGTGCGCGACCGGACCGGGCTGAGCCTGTTCCCGGTGGGCTATTTCGTGCGGACGCGGGCTGCCGATGCCGACCCGACCTGACAGCATCGTGGCGGCTGCGGCGGCGATCGCGGACGGCGAGCTGACCCCGGCCGAGCTGACCGAGATCCTGCTGGAGCGCGTCGCGGCCACCGAGCCGGCGCTGCACGCCTACGCCACGGTCGCCGCCGGGCAGGCCCGCGAGCAGGCGGCCCGGCTCACCGGCGAGCCGCGCCGCGGTCCGCTGCACGGCATCCCGATCGGGATCAAGGACCTGATAGACACCGCCGGCATCGTGACGAGCTACGGCTCGCCGCGCTTCGCCGGGCACGTGCCGCAGCGCGACGCCACCGCGGTGTCGCGGTTGCGGGACGCGGGCGTGGTGATCCTCGGCAAGCACACCACGCACGAGCTGGCGTGGGGCGGCCGCACGGACAGCGCGGTGCTCGGGCCGACCCACAACCCGTACCGGCACGGTCACATCCCCGGCGGATCCTCCGGCGGGTCCGCGGCCTCGGTCGCCGCTG is part of the Actinoplanes sp. NBC_00393 genome and harbors:
- a CDS encoding ABC transporter ATP-binding protein, with protein sequence MTLLEIRDLTVHHGQLCAVDGLSLQLEKGEVLAIIGANGAGKSTMLRALAGLNPPTSGTIRLDGRDITRMPAYQRVSAGVALVPEGRRLFRSLTVEENLRTGTFGKRSGPWTLSRVYELFPWMAERRQQNASQLSGGEQQSVAIGRALLCNPDLLLIDELSLGLAPVIVRRIYEVLPDIVGSGTTALIVEQDVSQAMRVADRVHCLLEGRSVLEGRPQDLSSEQVEHAYFGIGVREEQH
- a CDS encoding branched-chain amino acid ABC transporter permease, producing the protein MDFLNALIQGLLIGGLYALFATGLSLMFGVMRIVNLAHGDLAVVASFLALALISGTGLPLWFVLVVTVPLFAVLGYLTQRVLLQKSLKSGPLATLLVTFGLSIVLQNVLLEMFSADTRTLDGGSFATGSFEITGAISIGYLSLATFVLAALVLTGIQLFLSRTGLGRMLRASSDDPETANLVGGDSRHIYGIATAIAFATVALAGLMFAMRSSFDPSIGPSRLIFAFEAVVIGGLGSLWGTLLGGIILGVTQSIGSQIDPALTLLAGHLIFLAVLAFRPQGLIAGRKA
- a CDS encoding branched-chain amino acid ABC transporter permease, with the translated sequence MSLTQSLTERAAAALDVSRAARSSKVSTLVMAVAVAALCALPFLVFAQVTDTLVNLFVLIALACMWNLLAGFGGLVSVGQQAYIGIGAYSVIAFADLGVQPYLAVLLAAVTCAIFAVPTSWLAFRLRGDYFAVGTWVIAEVYRLLVVRVSSLGGASGKSLTGLSGLDQTLRGALTYWVALGLALASIAGCYLLLRGRLGLSLMAVRDEETAASSVGIDVRRAKLLVYLVSAAGCGAAGGVITVSSLSVNPDAIFSVQWSAYMIFIVVIGGIGYIEGPLLGAVVFFALQQLLSDYGSWYLILLGAIGMAVALWLPRGLWGLVRDRTGLSLFPVGYFVRTRAADADPT